CGTCCTATGCCGGGTTAGTCGCCCGTGTCACGCCTCGCTGACCATAGCGCGCCTATCACGAAGCCGAGCGCAGTCGCGCCCGCCAGCACGGCAAGCGGGCGGGACGACATGGCGTCGCGCGCCAGATCGCTTGCGTCCGCGCAGAGTTGTTGCGCCTTGCCGTGCAACTCATTCGCTTTGCCTTCGAGTTGCATCCCGACGTCGCCTGCGAGCGAGCCGATTGTTTCCTTCACATTGCCTGCAGCTTCGCGAAGGGTACCTTCCGCCTTGGTCGTTTCCATTTGTCACTCCAGTTGAGCACGATGTCATAAACCGCCATGTCGACGACGGGACAGTGCAGCGTCGGCGCACCGCCTGTGATGAGTGATGAGCAAGCACCGAACCCGACGCGTACACCGCCTGATACTACGCTGTCGAGAATGCGCGAAACGGCCGAGGGATCCGGCTTGGGAGTGTGACGCGCGCGGTGTGTTCGGATGTGCGGTAAGCGGCGACGCCAGGTGGGTCTGGCAGCACGCGGCGATCGCGACAGGCGATGCGCCGCTGGAAGTCGGTCCGGACGTCCGACAGAAAGATGACCTGCGATAGGGAATTGGGGCTTCTCTGCCTAGCTACTGTTTTTATTGGGCTTATATAGCCAGACCAATAGCGCGCAGATGGCGAGCAACACTATCTTCGCAAAGAGCGTCGGTGCCAATGCCGCCAGCACCAGAAAGCACAAGAGCCAGATGATCTCGGCCGTCAGCGAGGCCA
The Paraburkholderia terrae genome window above contains:
- a CDS encoding CsbD family protein, whose product is METTKAEGTLREAAGNVKETIGSLAGDVGMQLEGKANELHGKAQQLCADASDLARDAMSSRPLAVLAGATALGFVIGALWSARRDTGD